From Nocardioides daedukensis, the proteins below share one genomic window:
- a CDS encoding FHA domain-containing protein produces MTSTWTLGEHHGLAWPSGIALLDARIEAATVNLLWERAAGAGPAGVEQLGDFLTLLAEVVGNGLLGLPDFAVAVSSGPAAGTLGADAQLAARGRFRVHARAQGEQVEVSGEGVTTWAEKRVRRATGVVLSVAGPVAGPAAGPVGVREAGNAAGLVLASGVVPAGTIALGAVGGSAGAGSVGVPSGSGVPGAGSARVGPAGAAPGSAPDPQPPVRPDFISEVPGFVRTGPSSSSTGPASSRSVPLSTSSTSSTSSATPVSSMPPAASTPPPPPFDPASAHSPSLELETQWSGDHDGETIARPPGERAASGAEGSGAPARPAPGPVATTPPGAPGAGQLLAVLCSSGHANPPQRPTCRVCGVALGAAPTRVPRPALGTVIAVSGESLPLTGPVVIGRAPQAARFTGTEAPRLMKLPHPHISSSHVALRIEDWNVLAVDLGSTNGTFLRRNGRPPFRLSDTSHLLVPGDVLDLGHGVHLRFEELP; encoded by the coding sequence GTGACCTCGACCTGGACCCTCGGCGAGCACCACGGCCTGGCCTGGCCGTCGGGGATCGCGCTGCTCGACGCACGGATCGAGGCGGCCACCGTGAACCTGCTCTGGGAGCGGGCCGCGGGAGCAGGGCCTGCGGGAGTCGAGCAGCTCGGCGACTTCCTGACCCTGTTGGCCGAGGTGGTCGGCAACGGCCTGCTCGGGCTACCGGACTTCGCGGTGGCGGTCTCCTCCGGACCCGCTGCCGGCACCCTCGGCGCGGACGCCCAGCTCGCGGCCCGCGGCCGGTTCCGGGTGCATGCCCGCGCGCAGGGCGAACAGGTCGAAGTCTCCGGGGAGGGCGTGACCACCTGGGCCGAGAAGCGGGTACGCCGGGCGACCGGCGTGGTGCTGTCGGTGGCTGGCCCCGTAGCTGGCCCCGCGGCGGGACCAGTCGGGGTGCGTGAGGCGGGAAACGCTGCGGGTCTGGTGCTTGCCTCGGGCGTGGTCCCGGCTGGGACCATCGCGCTGGGCGCGGTGGGTGGCTCGGCTGGTGCTGGTTCGGTGGGTGTCCCGTCAGGTTCCGGTGTGCCCGGTGCCGGCTCAGCTCGTGTTGGCCCGGCTGGTGCTGCGCCCGGCTCCGCGCCGGATCCCCAGCCGCCTGTCCGTCCGGACTTCATCTCCGAGGTGCCCGGCTTCGTGCGGACCGGCCCGTCCAGCTCGTCGACGGGGCCTGCCTCGTCCCGCTCCGTCCCGTTGTCGACCTCATCGACCTCATCGACCTCATCGGCCACGCCGGTCTCGTCGATGCCCCCGGCCGCATCGACTCCACCGCCTCCGCCATTCGACCCCGCCTCGGCCCACTCGCCATCGCTCGAGCTGGAGACCCAGTGGTCCGGCGACCACGACGGCGAGACCATCGCCCGTCCGCCCGGGGAACGGGCCGCGTCGGGTGCCGAAGGCTCGGGTGCACCGGCTCGTCCGGCGCCCGGACCAGTTGCGACTACGCCACCGGGAGCACCGGGAGCCGGGCAGCTGCTCGCCGTACTCTGCAGCTCCGGCCACGCCAACCCGCCGCAACGTCCCACCTGCCGGGTCTGCGGTGTCGCGCTGGGCGCAGCCCCGACCCGAGTGCCCAGGCCAGCGCTGGGCACGGTGATCGCGGTGTCCGGTGAGTCCTTGCCGCTGACCGGACCGGTGGTGATCGGGCGCGCCCCGCAGGCCGCCAGGTTCACCGGCACCGAGGCACCGCGGCTAATGAAGCTCCCGCACCCGCACATCTCCTCGAGCCACGTGGCGCTGCGGATCGAGGACTGGAACGTGCTGGCGGTCGACCTGGGGTCGACGAACGGGACGTTCCTGCGCCGCAACGGGCGACCGCCCTTCCGGCTGTCCGACACATCGCACCTGCTGGTGCCCGGGGACGTGCTCGACCTCGGCCACGGGGTGCACCTGAGATTCGAGGAGCTGCCGTGA
- a CDS encoding transglutaminase-like domain-containing protein: MSTGTHAHVDHSRSAFTGGTTRRAAPWQSPTVRRGAVDVAAVAVLLSLGAIGFGPVFGGHHGHLAALGGVLLGITIGVLAAWRKWSRLGTLLVAMVGYLLLGGALALPSTTIAGFVPTIETVQRLTLLSWQGWRDLLTVALPAGQFDGPAVVPFLSALVTATIATSAVLRLVTLRWVLLVGLAAPSVLLLVGILWGSHSAPLATLQGVLFAAVALVWTSWRSQLGDPRAHAIFGRSARHTRVPRLRQAALAGAALLAASAVVVGSLAWLAPHPDRNVLRDHIVPPLDLREHPSPLTLFRHLSATLEEETLFTVQGLPDGARVRLAAMDVYDGDVYSVSESSAAFSHAGETILPGEFSDEQAAIDRVTFSIENYSGVWLPGGGDLRGVDFTSDGAERLEAGLFHNPATGTALTTAGVEEGTTYAVDLARTPVQDAALGKDLPLDLVPDSSFRIPRSPARVDAVGNTLADFVADAVTPLEQLRQIESTFRQDGFFANGTDEGIPSYAGHTITRIAQLLEGKSKQMIGDDEQYAVAFALMARELDLPARVVMGFYPDKGSDAGNVPVAITGDDAHAWVEVRFEDVGWVTFDPTPPEDQTPEVNTPEPNPRNEPQVLPPPDIPEERDPREPPRAESEVDHKDDAGAVATIVKWVLLGVGVLALLLLPFVLIAWLKMRRRKRRRTAPRPADRISGGWSEVVDLATDLGHDVPPQATRVEAAMTLGDRIPTGSGLTMANRVDSHVFGVPEPTDVEVEAVWTAVDSLRGEFHENASMWQRLRARFSLRSLVAGRRARRQEQAARR, translated from the coding sequence ATGAGCACCGGGACCCACGCACACGTCGACCACTCCCGCTCCGCGTTCACCGGCGGAACCACCCGCCGGGCGGCGCCGTGGCAGTCCCCGACCGTACGCCGTGGCGCGGTCGACGTGGCCGCCGTCGCGGTGCTCCTCAGCCTCGGTGCGATCGGGTTCGGGCCGGTGTTCGGCGGCCATCACGGCCACCTGGCCGCCCTCGGCGGAGTGCTCCTCGGGATCACGATCGGGGTGCTGGCGGCGTGGCGGAAGTGGAGCCGGCTGGGCACCCTGCTCGTTGCGATGGTCGGCTATCTCCTGCTTGGTGGTGCGCTGGCCCTGCCGTCGACGACGATCGCCGGCTTCGTGCCCACCATCGAGACCGTCCAACGGCTCACCTTGTTGTCGTGGCAGGGCTGGCGTGACCTGCTCACCGTCGCCCTGCCTGCAGGACAGTTCGACGGCCCCGCGGTGGTCCCGTTCCTCAGCGCGCTCGTGACGGCCACCATCGCCACGAGCGCCGTACTGCGCCTCGTCACGCTGCGCTGGGTGCTGCTCGTCGGCCTGGCCGCGCCGAGCGTGCTGCTCCTGGTCGGCATCCTGTGGGGCTCCCACTCCGCCCCGCTTGCCACGCTGCAAGGGGTGTTGTTCGCGGCGGTCGCGCTGGTGTGGACCTCGTGGCGCTCCCAGCTCGGTGACCCGCGCGCGCACGCGATCTTCGGCCGGTCCGCCCGCCACACCCGGGTGCCGCGACTCCGGCAAGCGGCCCTCGCCGGAGCTGCCCTGCTGGCTGCCTCGGCAGTCGTCGTTGGCTCGTTGGCCTGGCTGGCTCCGCACCCGGACCGCAACGTCCTGCGCGACCACATCGTCCCGCCGCTCGACCTGCGCGAGCATCCCAGTCCGCTGACCCTGTTCCGCCACCTCTCCGCAACGCTCGAGGAGGAGACCCTCTTCACCGTGCAGGGGCTGCCCGACGGTGCCCGGGTCCGGCTGGCGGCGATGGACGTCTATGACGGTGACGTCTACAGCGTGAGCGAGTCTTCGGCTGCGTTCTCCCACGCCGGCGAGACGATCCTGCCCGGCGAGTTCTCCGACGAGCAGGCCGCCATCGACCGGGTCACGTTCAGCATCGAGAACTACTCCGGCGTCTGGCTGCCGGGTGGCGGTGACCTGCGCGGCGTCGACTTCACGAGCGACGGGGCCGAGCGCTTGGAGGCGGGACTGTTCCACAACCCCGCGACGGGCACGGCCCTGACCACGGCCGGCGTCGAGGAGGGGACGACGTACGCCGTCGACCTGGCGCGCACGCCGGTGCAGGACGCCGCACTCGGCAAGGACCTGCCGCTCGACCTCGTGCCCGACAGCTCGTTCCGGATCCCGCGCAGCCCGGCCCGGGTGGACGCGGTCGGCAACACGCTGGCCGACTTCGTGGCGGACGCGGTCACCCCGCTGGAGCAGCTGCGCCAGATCGAGAGCACCTTCCGGCAGGACGGCTTCTTCGCCAACGGCACCGACGAGGGCATCCCGTCGTACGCCGGTCACACGATCACCCGCATCGCCCAGCTGCTCGAGGGGAAGTCGAAGCAGATGATCGGCGACGACGAGCAATATGCCGTCGCCTTCGCGCTGATGGCCCGCGAGCTCGACCTGCCCGCACGGGTGGTGATGGGGTTCTACCCGGACAAGGGCTCGGATGCCGGCAATGTCCCGGTGGCGATCACCGGTGACGACGCGCACGCCTGGGTCGAGGTGCGCTTCGAGGACGTCGGTTGGGTGACCTTCGACCCCACCCCGCCCGAGGACCAGACCCCCGAGGTGAACACCCCGGAGCCGAACCCGCGCAACGAGCCGCAGGTGCTGCCGCCCCCGGACATCCCAGAGGAGCGTGACCCACGCGAGCCGCCGCGCGCCGAGTCCGAGGTCGATCACAAGGACGACGCCGGTGCCGTCGCGACGATCGTGAAGTGGGTGCTGCTCGGCGTCGGGGTGTTGGCCCTGCTGCTCCTGCCGTTCGTGTTGATCGCCTGGCTCAAGATGCGCCGGCGCAAACGACGCCGTACGGCGCCCAGGCCGGCCGACCGGATCAGCGGTGGCTGGTCCGAGGTGGTCGACCTGGCCACCGACCTCGGGCACGACGTACCCCCGCAGGCCACCCGAGTCGAGGCCGCGATGACCCTCGGTGACCGGATCCCGACCGGTTCGGGACTCACCATGGCCAACCGGGTCGACTCGCACGTCTTCGGAGTGCCCGAGCCGACCGACGTGGAGGTGGAGGCGGTCTGGACCGCGGTCGACAGCCTGCGCGGTGAGTTCCACGAGAATGCGAGCATGTGGCAGCGGCTGCGCGCGCGGTTCTCGCTGCGCTCCCTGGTGGCCGGGCGCAGGGCGCGGCGCCAGGAACAGGCAGCGAGGCGGTAG
- a CDS encoding DHA2 family efflux MFS transporter permease subunit: MTTTPPGPGTQTTSAATVEGEGTSPWPALFALCMGFFMILVDMTIVTVATPDIMRELDAEVNSVVWVTSAYLLAYAVPVLITGRLGDRFGPKRLYLTGLTVFTLASLWCGLTGTVEDLIAARTFQGFGAAMMAPQTMAIITRIFPAARRGQAMSLWGATAGVATLVGPILGGVLVGSLGWEWVFFVNIPFGIVAFFLAMKLVPSLPTHQHSFDWLGVALSGVGMFCLVFGIQEGHQYDWGTITGVITVWRLIILGLVVLAIFLFWQSRNRKEPLVPLRLFRDRNFSVSNVAISTMSFAITAIGFPFMLYAQLVLGMSPTEAAMLLVPMAIMSIVLAPPVGKLIDRVHPRNITTIGFLAAAGGLLWTSLMMEPGASAWDFVLPMALLGAGSAAVWAPLTATATRNLPLNLAGAGAGVYNTTRQVGAVLGSAAIAVLMDARLAKHLPGVSASPEASMGQALPSAVHDPFSLAMSDAMLLPPAMLLVGLVAVLFFTAPTHDRT, from the coding sequence GTGACAACGACACCACCCGGACCGGGCACGCAGACGACTTCCGCTGCGACAGTGGAGGGCGAGGGCACCAGCCCCTGGCCGGCACTCTTCGCGCTCTGCATGGGCTTCTTCATGATCCTCGTCGACATGACGATCGTGACCGTCGCGACGCCCGACATCATGCGTGAGCTGGACGCCGAGGTGAACTCGGTCGTCTGGGTGACCAGCGCCTACCTGTTGGCCTATGCGGTGCCGGTGCTGATCACCGGCCGGCTCGGCGACCGGTTCGGGCCCAAGCGGCTCTACCTCACCGGGCTGACCGTGTTCACCCTCGCCTCCCTGTGGTGCGGGCTGACCGGCACTGTTGAGGACCTGATCGCGGCGCGCACCTTCCAGGGCTTCGGCGCCGCGATGATGGCTCCGCAGACGATGGCGATCATCACCCGGATCTTCCCGGCCGCCCGCCGCGGCCAAGCGATGTCCCTGTGGGGCGCGACTGCCGGAGTGGCGACGCTGGTCGGCCCGATCCTCGGTGGCGTCCTGGTCGGTTCTCTCGGCTGGGAGTGGGTCTTCTTCGTCAACATCCCGTTCGGGATCGTCGCCTTCTTCCTGGCGATGAAGCTCGTCCCCTCCCTGCCGACCCACCAGCACTCCTTCGACTGGCTGGGCGTGGCGCTCTCCGGGGTCGGCATGTTCTGCCTGGTCTTCGGCATCCAGGAGGGCCACCAGTACGACTGGGGCACGATCACCGGCGTGATCACCGTGTGGCGGCTGATCATCCTCGGTCTGGTCGTGCTGGCGATCTTCCTGTTCTGGCAGTCGCGCAACCGGAAGGAGCCGCTGGTGCCGCTGCGACTCTTCCGGGACCGCAACTTCTCGGTCTCCAACGTGGCGATCTCCACGATGTCGTTCGCGATCACCGCGATCGGCTTCCCGTTCATGCTCTATGCCCAACTGGTGCTCGGGATGAGCCCGACCGAGGCTGCGATGCTGCTGGTCCCGATGGCGATCATGAGCATCGTGCTGGCCCCGCCGGTGGGCAAGCTGATCGACCGGGTGCACCCGCGCAACATCACCACGATCGGCTTCCTGGCCGCCGCCGGAGGACTCCTGTGGACCTCGCTCATGATGGAGCCCGGCGCCTCCGCCTGGGACTTCGTCCTGCCGATGGCGCTGCTCGGCGCGGGCAGTGCGGCTGTCTGGGCACCTCTGACCGCCACCGCGACCCGCAACCTGCCGCTGAACCTCGCCGGCGCCGGTGCCGGTGTCTACAACACCACGCGCCAGGTCGGCGCGGTGCTCGGTTCTGCAGCCATCGCGGTGCTGATGGATGCCCGTCTGGCCAAGCACCTTCCCGGAGTCTCGGCCAGCCCCGAGGCCTCGATGGGCCAGGCACTGCCGTCGGCGGTGCACGATCCCTTCAGCCTGGCGATGTCCGACGCGATGCTCCTGCCCCCGGCAATGCTCCTGGTCGGACTCGTGGCGGTGCTGTTCTTCACCGCGCCCACGCACGACCGCACCTGA
- a CDS encoding protein kinase domain-containing protein, whose protein sequence is MSRPSGPPPILPGFEFVKMLGSGGFSDVYQYEQLGLGRKVAVKVLLTDIHDDVQASFAVEANVMAQLSNHPAIVSVYQAGTTLDGRPFLVMEHCPPPHLAARMRQKPLSVGKALDVTIQLCGAVETAHRLGILHRDIKPANILFTEFGRPALTDFGISVTTGRAGAGEGIGVSVPWAPPEQLSAGVPMGPSSDVYAIAATLWASLVGHSPFHVAGGANDSVSMSARVRSMPLAPSRRHDVPESLERALRTAMAKSPHERYDTALSFARALQGIQAELHQSVTTIDVLDQQVEALEEDAPSGTRVSGFVSIDPEAPAAARPGWGTPLPAAPAMPPPEPGWDASESSLPLPENDATRLRARPTQEPTGAGTGPGTPRYDVPPAASAPGGFGSRGVQGAHGSPGAHDASGVPGAPAPRSRVLAILVGLVVIAIVAGVAIWFGTRSPDATDQPTAPERKADPVDPIGPAGPLEPTDVVVQREASSLTVSWTNPDPQDGDTYLLHLQQDPAALDLSPKGAVESKTTKIVLPSDGEACVTVRTVRASQQSEPVLKCDLGAG, encoded by the coding sequence GTGAGCCGACCGAGCGGTCCGCCGCCGATCCTGCCCGGCTTCGAGTTCGTGAAGATGCTGGGCAGCGGAGGGTTCTCCGACGTCTATCAGTACGAACAGCTCGGCCTCGGCCGCAAGGTCGCGGTCAAGGTGCTGTTGACCGACATCCACGATGACGTCCAGGCCTCCTTCGCCGTCGAGGCCAACGTGATGGCGCAGCTGTCGAACCATCCGGCGATCGTCAGCGTCTACCAGGCCGGGACCACCCTGGACGGCCGGCCGTTCCTGGTGATGGAGCACTGCCCACCCCCGCACCTGGCTGCCCGGATGCGGCAGAAGCCGCTCTCGGTGGGCAAGGCGCTGGACGTGACCATCCAGCTCTGCGGCGCGGTCGAGACCGCGCACCGGCTGGGGATCCTGCACCGCGACATCAAGCCGGCCAACATCCTGTTCACCGAGTTCGGTCGGCCCGCGCTGACCGACTTCGGCATCTCGGTCACCACCGGACGTGCCGGCGCCGGCGAGGGCATCGGCGTCTCGGTGCCGTGGGCCCCACCGGAGCAGTTGAGCGCCGGTGTGCCGATGGGGCCGAGCAGCGACGTCTACGCGATCGCCGCGACGCTGTGGGCCTCCTTGGTCGGGCACTCCCCGTTCCACGTCGCCGGGGGCGCCAACGACTCGGTGTCGATGAGTGCGCGGGTCCGGAGCATGCCGCTCGCGCCGAGCCGTCGCCACGACGTACCGGAATCGCTCGAGCGGGCACTGCGCACCGCGATGGCCAAGTCGCCGCACGAGCGCTATGACACGGCGCTGTCCTTCGCCCGGGCGCTGCAGGGCATCCAGGCCGAGCTGCACCAGTCGGTGACCACGATCGACGTCCTCGACCAGCAGGTCGAGGCGCTGGAGGAGGACGCGCCGAGCGGCACCCGGGTCAGTGGGTTCGTCTCCATCGATCCTGAGGCGCCGGCCGCGGCTCGACCCGGTTGGGGTACGCCGCTCCCGGCCGCTCCGGCAATGCCACCGCCCGAGCCGGGATGGGACGCGTCCGAGTCCTCCCTTCCGTTGCCGGAGAACGACGCAACGCGGCTGCGCGCGCGGCCCACCCAGGAACCGACCGGGGCCGGCACGGGACCGGGTACGCCGCGTTACGACGTACCGCCTGCTGCTTCGGCACCCGGGGGCTTTGGCTCGCGCGGGGTCCAAGGGGCACACGGTTCACCCGGCGCCCACGATGCATCTGGTGTGCCCGGCGCGCCGGCGCCGCGCAGCCGGGTGCTCGCGATCCTCGTCGGGCTGGTCGTGATCGCCATCGTCGCGGGCGTGGCGATCTGGTTCGGTACCCGCTCACCGGATGCCACCGATCAACCGACGGCACCGGAGCGGAAGGCCGACCCGGTCGACCCGATCGGTCCTGCCGGGCCCCTGGAGCCCACCGACGTCGTGGTCCAGCGGGAGGCGTCTTCGTTGACGGTGAGCTGGACCAACCCGGACCCCCAGGACGGCGACACCTATCTGCTGCACCTGCAGCAGGACCCGGCCGCCCTCGACCTGTCGCCGAAGGGCGCGGTCGAGAGCAAGACGACGAAGATCGTGCTGCCGAGCGACGGCGAGGCGTGCGTGACGGTGCGGACGGTGCGCGCATCGCAGCAGTCCGAGCCGGTCCTGAAGTGCGACCTCGGCGCAGGCTAG
- the fbaA gene encoding class II fructose-bisphosphate aldolase: MPIATPEVYAEMLDAAKAKSFAYPAINVSSSQTLNAALKGFADAGSDGIIQVSTGGAEYLSGPSVKDMITGSVAFAAYAAEVAKNYPVNIALHTDHCPKDKLDGFVRPLLAISAERVARGEAPLFQSHMWDGSAVPLEENLQIAEELLAACAAAKIILEVEIGVVGGEEDGVANEINDQLYTTPEDALATVAALGAGEKGRYMTALTFGNVHGVYKPGNVKLRPEILRTAQDAVASQLGLPAGSKPFDLVFHGGSGSSAEEIAAAVDFGVVKMNVDTDTQYAFTRPAAAHMFANYDGVLKIDGEVGNKKAYDPRAWGKAAEAGMAARIVEACENLSSAGTSLSA, translated from the coding sequence ATGCCCATCGCCACCCCCGAGGTCTACGCCGAGATGTTGGATGCGGCCAAGGCCAAGTCCTTCGCCTACCCGGCGATCAACGTCTCGTCGTCGCAGACCCTGAACGCGGCACTCAAGGGCTTCGCCGACGCCGGCTCGGACGGGATCATCCAGGTCTCGACCGGTGGCGCCGAGTATCTCTCCGGCCCGTCCGTGAAGGACATGATCACCGGCTCGGTCGCCTTTGCCGCCTACGCGGCCGAGGTCGCGAAGAACTACCCGGTCAACATCGCACTGCACACCGACCACTGCCCCAAGGACAAGCTGGACGGCTTCGTCCGCCCGCTGCTCGCGATCTCTGCCGAGCGCGTGGCCCGCGGCGAGGCACCGCTGTTCCAGTCGCACATGTGGGACGGCTCGGCCGTGCCGCTGGAGGAGAACCTCCAGATCGCCGAGGAGCTGCTGGCCGCCTGCGCCGCCGCGAAGATCATCCTCGAGGTGGAGATCGGTGTCGTCGGTGGCGAGGAGGACGGTGTCGCCAACGAGATCAACGACCAGCTCTACACGACCCCCGAGGACGCGCTCGCGACCGTTGCCGCGCTCGGTGCCGGCGAGAAGGGCCGCTACATGACCGCGCTGACCTTCGGCAACGTCCACGGCGTCTACAAGCCCGGCAACGTGAAGCTGCGTCCCGAGATCCTGCGTACTGCCCAGGACGCGGTCGCCTCGCAGCTCGGACTCCCGGCCGGCTCCAAGCCGTTCGACCTGGTCTTCCACGGGGGCTCCGGATCGAGCGCCGAGGAGATCGCCGCGGCGGTCGACTTCGGTGTGGTCAAGATGAACGTGGACACCGACACGCAATATGCCTTCACCCGCCCGGCCGCTGCCCACATGTTCGCCAACTACGACGGTGTGCTGAAGATCGACGGGGAGGTCGGCAACAAGAAGGCCTATGACCCGCGTGCCTGGGGCAAGGCCGCCGAGGCCGGGATGGCCGCCCGCATCGTCGAGGCGTGCGAGAACCTGAGCTCGGCTGGCACCTCGCTCTCCGCCTGA
- a CDS encoding winged helix-turn-helix domain-containing protein, producing MTETPPGPRFDELIHAPNRLQICALLNTVDRAEFATIRDSLRVADSVASKHLKVLADAGYVTITKPTGEGRVRTWARLTKAGRDAFAGHVLELQRLASGGGPTQD from the coding sequence ATGACTGAGACGCCCCCCGGACCCAGGTTCGACGAACTGATCCACGCCCCCAACCGCCTCCAGATCTGCGCACTGCTGAACACGGTAGACCGAGCCGAGTTCGCAACCATCCGGGACTCGCTGCGGGTCGCTGACTCGGTGGCGAGCAAGCACCTCAAGGTGCTGGCCGACGCGGGCTACGTGACGATCACCAAGCCCACCGGCGAGGGCAGGGTGAGGACCTGGGCGCGCCTGACGAAGGCGGGACGTGACGCCTTCGCCGGGCACGTCCTCGAGCTCCAGCGCCTCGCCTCCGGGGGCGGCCCGACGCAGGACTGA
- a CDS encoding PP2C family protein-serine/threonine phosphatase has protein sequence MAPDSGSVSAVILDVCSGAASDVGAVREENQDAYLVRDPVFLVADGMGGHRDGRLAADLVVAAFRDAPWSRWATPQVLGAAVAAAGQEVRALAPGDGRAAGVGAPGATVSGVALADHDGVPSWLVFNIGDSRTYLLRGETLSQVSVDHSELQGLIEQGLSTAEAELHGDAHAITKAIGAGLHSTPDPDQWLVPARVGDRILICSDGLTGELSDPLITALLMAYEDAGAAAEELVAAAVRSGGRDNVTAVVIDAVTVAAASPELADWTDPLGGHTRPNVPAPGLGVDA, from the coding sequence ATGGCACCAGACAGTGGGTCGGTGAGCGCGGTGATCCTCGACGTGTGCTCCGGGGCCGCCAGTGATGTCGGCGCGGTCCGGGAGGAGAACCAGGACGCGTACCTGGTGCGCGATCCGGTCTTCCTGGTCGCCGACGGGATGGGTGGTCATCGCGACGGCCGGCTCGCCGCCGACCTGGTGGTGGCAGCTTTCCGCGACGCGCCGTGGTCCAGGTGGGCCACGCCGCAGGTGCTCGGAGCCGCCGTCGCGGCGGCCGGCCAGGAGGTGCGTGCGCTGGCACCCGGTGACGGACGTGCTGCTGGTGTGGGAGCCCCCGGTGCCACCGTGTCCGGCGTTGCCTTGGCCGACCACGACGGCGTGCCCTCGTGGCTGGTCTTCAACATCGGCGACTCACGGACCTACCTCTTGCGTGGCGAGACGCTCAGCCAGGTCAGCGTGGACCACTCCGAGCTGCAGGGACTGATCGAGCAGGGACTCAGCACTGCCGAGGCCGAGCTGCACGGTGACGCGCACGCCATCACCAAGGCCATCGGGGCCGGTCTGCACTCCACCCCCGACCCGGACCAGTGGCTGGTCCCGGCGCGGGTGGGGGATCGGATCCTGATCTGCTCGGACGGACTGACCGGGGAGCTCAGCGATCCGCTGATCACCGCTCTGCTGATGGCCTACGAGGACGCCGGTGCGGCGGCCGAGGAGCTCGTCGCCGCAGCCGTCCGCTCGGGTGGGCGGGACAATGTCACGGCCGTCGTGATCGACGCCGTCACCGTCGCGGCCGCCTCGCCGGAGCTGGCCGACTGGACCGACCCGCTCGGCGGTCACACCCGGCCGAACGTTCCGGCTCCGGGACTCGGGGTGGACGCGTGA
- a CDS encoding DUF3151 domain-containing protein, translated as MSHIDLMAGPPPTHLPVDPAAAELEAGTAPSDVVRRHPESPAAWAALAAEAKEQGADDVSVYAYARVGYHRSLDMLRRNGWKGHGPVPWEHEPNRGFLRALALLASSAKAIGEEPEWERCSTFLKDSSQTAYDELLG; from the coding sequence ATGAGCCACATCGACCTGATGGCGGGACCCCCGCCCACGCACCTGCCCGTTGACCCCGCCGCCGCCGAGCTCGAGGCCGGCACCGCGCCGAGTGACGTCGTACGTCGTCACCCCGAGTCGCCGGCCGCCTGGGCCGCACTTGCCGCCGAGGCCAAGGAGCAGGGCGCCGACGACGTCTCGGTATATGCCTACGCCCGGGTCGGCTACCACCGCTCGCTGGACATGCTCCGCCGCAACGGTTGGAAGGGTCACGGACCGGTGCCGTGGGAGCACGAGCCGAACCGCGGCTTCCTGCGCGCCCTCGCCCTGCTCGCCTCCAGCGCCAAGGCGATCGGCGAGGAGCCCGAGTGGGAGCGCTGCTCGACGTTCCTCAAGGACTCCAGCCAGACGGCGTACGACGAGCTGCTCGGCTGA